The genomic DNA CAAAAGCAATGAAAAATGGTTTGCACTTCTCATAGATATAAATGCCTCTAAACTAGGACTTGACTCTGAAGAAATCATAGAAGTGCTAAATATCAAATGCGAACCAGAGCTTACAAAACTATTGCCAAATGGTAAAAATATCTTCACTGCTTATCATATGAATAAAAACAACTGGCTATCCATAAGGCTGGATAGCACAAAGGGCGCGATGATCCACGACTTTTTAGACGATAGTTTTGAGCTGACAAAGTAAGCCAAATTTACTCTTTACTAGCTGATTTTAAATAATCATAAATATAACTTTTGTAGCTTTTTACAAGCTCTTTATTCTCACAATCATCCACGCCACCACAAAGTTTTTTCATCGCATAAATCGCCTCAAAATGCTCGTTTGGTTTAATTTGCATAAGCTCAAGTAAAGTAGCAGTATTTAGCCCAAGCTCTCCAAGATCATCCCAGATTGAAGCATTTATCTCTTTGCTACCTTTGACGTAAAATCCGGTTATAAAAAGCTGATTTTTGTATGGCAAATTTAGATCTTTTTCTTTAAATCCGAGCAATCCTTGGTGATCTCCAAAATACGCAAAGACATAAGGCTTTTTGCTACGTTGCATAAATTTATCAAAATCCATAGTCGCATTGCTAAGCTCTATTTGTCTTTCGTAGTAGTCGCTAAGCACAGTGTTTTTTAGTCCAAATTTAGGCTTTTCGTGTCTATTGTACGGGACATGCTCATTTATCGTTGTCGCATAGATAAAAAGCGGTTTGCTACTAGAGTGCAATTCATAAATTTTTTTTACACATTTGCTAAAATTCTCACTGCTAAGATGCCATAAATTTTTATATCCTTCACCGTTATCGCAATCCAAATTTGACGGATGATAGTACTTATCCACGCCCAAATCCATATAAGCATTATAAACATTGAAAAAATTTGGCAGCAAAGGATTTAAGGCGACTACAAAATACCCTTGCTCTTTTAGAAGTTTAGGGAGAGAATATTTGATATGTTTGGTTCCACTGTAAAAAATCGTCGATGAGCCACTCCCAAAATCATCAGGATTAAGCCCAGTAAGTATCTCAAACTCACTTCTAAACGTCTCTCCGCCAAAAGTATGAACCCTATTAAAGGCTTTAAATTTAAACTCACTACCTTCAAACATAGGGACTTGCTTTAAATTTGGCTCATATAGCGATGCATCAACTGTGCTTTCTTGCAGCCACAACACCAAATTTGGCTTTAAATTTGAGGTTTTATAAGGCTTCACATCTCTCATTTTTTCTTTGAAATATTCATAATTATCACCAAATTTAGGCGAGCTATATTCCAAGCTTCCAAACGACATAGCTAGATTCATACTTATCTCTTTTGCGTGAGGAAATGTTTTTGCCCAGTGCTCTTTCATAAGTTTTGTTTGGATCAAAAACGCATCTAAGAAAATCAAAAATATAAAAAACACCAAAAAGCCAAAACGTATTTTAAAGCTTGATTTTTTAGTATTTCTATACGCCCAAACCCCATACCCTAACACCAAAATATAAATCAAAATGATAAATATAAGGCTTTTATATTCAAACACAATAGGCCAGTTTGAAACATCAAAAAATACTAAAAAATCTGATATAAAAAGTGGTTTTTTATAAAAATGATATGTTAAATTTGAAAGATAATAAACACAAATCGTAAAAATAGAGCTAAAATTTATAGCTCTTAGCCATTGTCCGCTTAAAACAAATGCTGCCGAAAAAATCAGTAAAAATTGTATTGTGTTAAAGATTAACGCATAGGGGGGGGTAGCCTTGTATCTTGCTACAATAACCATGGCAAATATAAACAGTGCAAATGTAAAAAAATGTGAGATATACTTTTTCAAAATTTAAGCCTTTTTATAAATTAAAAAGGGCTATTCTAACCAAATATAGCACAAATATACATTAAAAATTTACACAATATAAGATGATTTACAGCTCTATCTCAATACCTACAGGACAATGGTCGCTGCCAGTTATATCGCTTAATATAAATGCGTCTTTGAGCCTACTTTTGAGATTTTGGCTGATGAAAAAGTAGTCGATTCTCCAGCCGACATTTTTGGCTCTTGCATTAAATCTATAGCTCCACCAAGAATATGCATCACTCACGTCACCATGAATAAACCTAAAAGTATCGATAAACCCCGATTCCAAAACGCGGTCGATCCACGCTCTTTCCTCAGGCAAAAATCCGCTTGTTTTGGCATTGCTTTTTGGATTTTTTAGGTCGATTTCACGGTGAGCTGTATTGACATCTCCGCAAAATATCACGCCTTTTCCTTGCTTTGTTAGCTCATTAATATAGGCTAAAAATTTATCATAAAACTCCATTTTGTGGCTAAGTCTGTCATCACCACTTTGTCCGTTTGGAAAATAGATATTAAAAAGCACAATATCGCCAAATCTATGCTCCAAAACCCTACCCTCATCATCATCAAAAAACTGCGATTTGAAGCTCGCACTCTCAAATTTAGCCAAGCTCATAACTCCACTATATCCGGCTCTTAAACCCGAATTTACACTTATATTTTCAAATCCAAGATTATAAACTTCGCTTGGCACTTTATCCGCGCTGGCTTTTATCTCTTGAAGTCCAAGAAAATCAGGATTTTGCTCTCCTAGCCACGCAAAAGCGTCTTTGCCCACGACTGCTCTAAGCCCATTTACATTCCACGAAATCAGTTTCAAAAATTTATCCTTTTATTTTTATTATAACTTTAAATTTAAAATATTTTTTTAAATTTACTAAGTATTAGCTGCGTAATTACCAAAACGTTACTAATAAAATTTATAATTCGACACTTTTTATTTCAAAGGATCATTGTGTCTATAAGCTCAAACAAATTTACCTTATATTTTGCGCTGTTTTTAACCTTGCTAAACTACAAATTTTTCGCCTACACTTTTAGCGTATCAAATTTGACAAATGACATTTTAGTTTTGGTCGCGATTCCATTTTTGATATTTGCTTTGATGGGCGTAGTTTTTGGGCTTTTATTTGTGCCGTTTCTCACCAAACCACTTAGCATTTTTCTAGCTGTCGTTGGCGTGATTGGCGCGTATTTTATAAATACTTATGGCACGATACTTGATAGCGAAATGATAAGAAATGCCGTCCAAACAGACACAAAAGAGGTGCGAGACTTGCTTAGCCTTAGTATGTTGCCTTGGCTGATTTTAGCCATTTTGGTCGTGGGTTTTATAATAAAAGTTAAAATTGTCTACAAACCATTTTTCAAAGAGCTTGCAGCTAAAGCTATTTTTGTGGTTTCATTTTTGGTTTTATTTGGCGTAGTTTTTGCCGCGCTTAGCAAGGATTTGGTGCCATTTTTTAGAAACCACAACGACATTAGATTTTACACCACGCCATTTTATCCCTTGTATTCAACTATCAAATTTAGCAAATCGCTTGCACCAAAAGAACCATTTAAACAAATCGGACTTGATGCGACCAAGAATGATGATACAAAACGCCTTTTTGTCTTTGTGCTTGGCGAGACTGCGAGAAGCTTTGATTATTCGATAAATAACTACTCTCTTCACGATACAAACCCATACTCAAAAGCAAATGATTTGCTTAGTTTCAGCGATTTTAGCTCATGTGGGACAAGCACAGCTATCAGCGTTCCTTGTATGTTTTCTAACTTCACAAGAAGTGATTTTAGCCCAAGCAAAGCCTCAAATACTGGCAATTTACTAGACGTCTTAAAAACCGCAAAAGTAAATGTCTCATGGCTAGGCAACAACTCTGGCTGGTGTAAAGGAGTTTGCGATAGGACAAGTGACTCAAGAGATTTTGGCGGAACGGATTTTGATGAAGTTATGCTTGAAGATGTACAAAAAAAGATATCTGACGCAAACGAAACTTCATTTATCGTTGTCCACCTCCAAGGCAGCCATGGGCCGACATATTTCAAACGCTACCCAAAAGAGTTTGATAAGTTCAAACCCACTTGCGACACTGCGACTTTAAAAGACTGTAGCCACGAGCAGATCGTAAATACATACGATAATACCATTTTATACACTGATTATATAGTAAATAAAATCGTTGATATGCTAAAAAACAATACCAAATTTGAAACTGGGCTATTTTATGTGAGCGATCACGGGGAGAGTCTTGGGGAAAATGGAATATACTTGCATGGTATGCCTTATGCTCTAGCACCTGAATTCCAGACCAAAGTCCCTGCAATGCTATATTTAGATGATGAAACAAGACTTGAAAAGCTAAGAAATTTAAAAGATAGCGAGCTTTCACAAGACTATATTTTTAGCTCAATTCTTGGATTTTTTGGTATCAAATCAGAGATTTATAATCCAAATTTAGATATATTTGCCAAATAAGGAAACCCATGAGAAACCAGCCAAAATACAACTTTTTTAAAAACACAAACTACGCAGTTGATGGTTTAAAAGACATCATCAAAAACGAAAAAAGCTTTAAAATAGAGCTTTTTTGTATAATTTTGCTTGCGATTTTTTCACTATTTTTGAAGTTGAGCCTAGCTCTTCATCTGCTTTTAATCAGCTCACTTTTTGTGATTTTGATAGTTGAGGCGATAAACTCAGCTATCGAAAGATGCGTAGATCTAGTCACAAAAGAGTATAACGAGCTTGCCAAAAAAGCCAAAGACGCTGGAAGTGCAGCTGTTTTTTTAAGCATTAGCTTGGCTAGTTTGATTTGGATTTTTGTCTTAGGAAGTCTGATTTGGTAATAGAGATTTTCAAGCAAATTTTAGGCGAAAAAAAGGTTGCCGTGATAGAGTTTTTAGCCAGCAACGCCTATGAAGATGGCACCATAAAATACAAAATAACTGAAATCTGCTCCGAACTAAATGTAAGCAAACCAACAGTCATCGAAACCCTAAAACTACTCGAACAAAAAGGCGTAATCAAAAAAATCAAAACCGGAGTTTATAAGCTCACTTTAGAGCCCCAAAAGCTGCAAAACCCCCAAATGCTCGGCTAAAATTTTAACACCAAGTGCTATAAGTATCACGCCGCCTAAAATCATGGCCTTACTCTCAAGCATATCGCCCAAAACCCTGCCAACAAAGCTCGCCGCCACACACAAAATAAAGCAAACCGCCCCGATAATCAAACAGGCTTCATAAATATTTGCATCACCAAAACTAAGCGTCACACCGACTGCAAGTGCGTCGATACTTGTGGCGATTGCTCCAAGCATAAGCATTCTGAGATTTAAATTTAGCGAACACTTAGGATCCATATCCTTGCTCTCTTTTATCATTTTTGCACCCAAAAACGTAAGAATCACAAAAGCGATAAAATGATCTATCGAAGCTATAAATTTAACAAAAGCAAGCCCAAAAACATAACCAACAGCTGGCATAATAGCCTGAGCCAGACCAAAAATAAACGACATTTTTAGCACGTCAGCCAAATTTAGATTTTTACACCTTGCACCATTTGCCATGCTTAAAGCCACGCTATCCATAGCTAAAGCAATAGCCAAAAAAATGATTTCCATTGATATCCTTAAATAAAAAGGCGTAATTATATCTTAAATTTTATTATGATAAAATTAACGCCATTTTGGCAAGGATTTGAGTTGAAAAAAAATATTGTAGCAGAGTTATTACTAGTTTTTGTGGCGATCTCTTGGGGCGGGACGTTTTTGCCTGTGGCTGAAGCGATAAAGAGTATAAATGTTTTTAGCTTTTTGTTTTGGAGATTTTTACTGGCCGTTATTTTGATGTATATTTTGACGATAAAAGTGATTAAATTTGACAAGATTTCCATTCTTTGTGGCTTGTTTTTGGGATTTTGGCTATTTGGTGGATTTACTTTGCAAACTTACGCGCTCAAATTTACTTATAGTTCCACTGTGGCTTTTATCACTGGGCTAAATGTCGTTGTAGTGCCATTTTCTATGCTTATATTTTTCAAACAAAGCGTCAATAAATTTGCATTTGCAGGTGCTTTTATAGCCATCATTGGGCTGTATTTTTTGAGCGGAAATGAAGGGCTTGGATTTGGGCTTGGAGAGAGTTTGGCTATAATTTGTGCTATTTGCTACGCCTTGCATATCGCATTTACTGGGGTTTTAGTACAAAAATGCAACATCTATGCCATGGTGGTTTCTCAGTTTTTTGCTGTGGCGTTTTTGTGCTTTTTGGGCGCGGTGTTTTTTGGGGAAGATAATGCTAAAAGCGTGCTTGGCGGGCTTGAGTTTAGCCTTGAGGCAGACTTTTTGATAGCCATTGTTGTTTGCGCTGTTTTTGCCACAGTGTTTGCGTATTTCGTTCAGACATACGCCCAAGTCTACACCACACCGACCAAAACTGCCCTAATCCTTACTCTTGAGCCAGTAAGCGCTGGGATTATCGGGTATTTTTTTGGTGGGGAAGTTTTGAGTATGGCTCAAATTTGTGGTGCTGTGGCGATACTTTTTGGGGTGCTTTTTAGCGAACTTGGTTCAAATTTAGTCAAAAACTCATCTATAAAATTAGACTGATTTGATTTTATAGATGATTTGAGTTAGGAAGAAAAACAGAGTCGCGACCAAAATAATACTAGCTCCACTTGTGAGATTATATGTGAAGCTAAGCCAAAGCCCAACAACTGTAAAAAATGCCGACGTAACAGAAGATAAAATCATCATTACACCTAAATTTGAGCTAAATTTCTCAGCGACAAATGGAGGAATAGTAAGCAGAGCAATAACCAAAATCAGCCCCACAACTCTTATAGTAGCCACCACGCAAAGTGCCATTAAAGCAGTTATTGCATAGTAAAAAACGCTAGTTTTCACGCCACGTAATTTTGCAAACTCACTATCAAAACTCACAGCGCAAATTTGCCTATAAAATAGCAAAACAAAAAGTATAAAAATAACGTCCAAAATAGCCATAAAAT from Campylobacter iguaniorum includes the following:
- a CDS encoding MmcQ/YjbR family DNA-binding protein, translating into MTREELLKHIHTKFKITPDFPWKTYPNFAVFRHKSNEKWFALLIDINASKLGLDSEEIIEVLNIKCEPELTKLLPNGKNIFTAYHMNKNNWLSIRLDSTKGAMIHDFLDDSFELTK
- a CDS encoding sulfatase-like hydrolase/transferase; amino-acid sequence: MKKYISHFFTFALFIFAMVIVARYKATPPYALIFNTIQFLLIFSAAFVLSGQWLRAINFSSIFTICVYYLSNLTYHFYKKPLFISDFLVFFDVSNWPIVFEYKSLIFIILIYILVLGYGVWAYRNTKKSSFKIRFGFLVFFIFLIFLDAFLIQTKLMKEHWAKTFPHAKEISMNLAMSFGSLEYSSPKFGDNYEYFKEKMRDVKPYKTSNLKPNLVLWLQESTVDASLYEPNLKQVPMFEGSEFKFKAFNRVHTFGGETFRSEFEILTGLNPDDFGSGSSTIFYSGTKHIKYSLPKLLKEQGYFVVALNPLLPNFFNVYNAYMDLGVDKYYHPSNLDCDNGEGYKNLWHLSSENFSKCVKKIYELHSSSKPLFIYATTINEHVPYNRHEKPKFGLKNTVLSDYYERQIELSNATMDFDKFMQRSKKPYVFAYFGDHQGLLGFKEKDLNLPYKNQLFITGFYVKGSKEINASIWDDLGELGLNTATLLELMQIKPNEHFEAIYAMKKLCGGVDDCENKELVKSYKSYIYDYLKSASKE
- a CDS encoding exodeoxyribonuclease III; its protein translation is MKLISWNVNGLRAVVGKDAFAWLGEQNPDFLGLQEIKASADKVPSEVYNLGFENISVNSGLRAGYSGVMSLAKFESASFKSQFFDDDEGRVLEHRFGDIVLFNIYFPNGQSGDDRLSHKMEFYDKFLAYINELTKQGKGVIFCGDVNTAHREIDLKNPKSNAKTSGFLPEERAWIDRVLESGFIDTFRFIHGDVSDAYSWWSYRFNARAKNVGWRIDYFFISQNLKSRLKDAFILSDITGSDHCPVGIEIEL
- a CDS encoding phosphoethanolamine transferase produces the protein MSISSNKFTLYFALFLTLLNYKFFAYTFSVSNLTNDILVLVAIPFLIFALMGVVFGLLFVPFLTKPLSIFLAVVGVIGAYFINTYGTILDSEMIRNAVQTDTKEVRDLLSLSMLPWLILAILVVGFIIKVKIVYKPFFKELAAKAIFVVSFLVLFGVVFAALSKDLVPFFRNHNDIRFYTTPFYPLYSTIKFSKSLAPKEPFKQIGLDATKNDDTKRLFVFVLGETARSFDYSINNYSLHDTNPYSKANDLLSFSDFSSCGTSTAISVPCMFSNFTRSDFSPSKASNTGNLLDVLKTAKVNVSWLGNNSGWCKGVCDRTSDSRDFGGTDFDEVMLEDVQKKISDANETSFIVVHLQGSHGPTYFKRYPKEFDKFKPTCDTATLKDCSHEQIVNTYDNTILYTDYIVNKIVDMLKNNTKFETGLFYVSDHGESLGENGIYLHGMPYALAPEFQTKVPAMLYLDDETRLEKLRNLKDSELSQDYIFSSILGFFGIKSEIYNPNLDIFAK
- a CDS encoding diacylglycerol kinase, encoding MRNQPKYNFFKNTNYAVDGLKDIIKNEKSFKIELFCIILLAIFSLFLKLSLALHLLLISSLFVILIVEAINSAIERCVDLVTKEYNELAKKAKDAGSAAVFLSISLASLIWIFVLGSLIW
- a CDS encoding replication/maintenance protein RepL, translating into MVIEIFKQILGEKKVAVIEFLASNAYEDGTIKYKITEICSELNVSKPTVIETLKLLEQKGVIKKIKTGVYKLTLEPQKLQNPQMLG
- a CDS encoding manganese efflux pump MntP gives rise to the protein MEIIFLAIALAMDSVALSMANGARCKNLNLADVLKMSFIFGLAQAIMPAVGYVFGLAFVKFIASIDHFIAFVILTFLGAKMIKESKDMDPKCSLNLNLRMLMLGAIATSIDALAVGVTLSFGDANIYEACLIIGAVCFILCVAASFVGRVLGDMLESKAMILGGVILIALGVKILAEHLGVLQLLGL
- a CDS encoding DMT family transporter, translated to MKKNIVAELLLVFVAISWGGTFLPVAEAIKSINVFSFLFWRFLLAVILMYILTIKVIKFDKISILCGLFLGFWLFGGFTLQTYALKFTYSSTVAFITGLNVVVVPFSMLIFFKQSVNKFAFAGAFIAIIGLYFLSGNEGLGFGLGESLAIICAICYALHIAFTGVLVQKCNIYAMVVSQFFAVAFLCFLGAVFFGEDNAKSVLGGLEFSLEADFLIAIVVCAVFATVFAYFVQTYAQVYTTPTKTALILTLEPVSAGIIGYFFGGEVLSMAQICGAVAILFGVLFSELGSNLVKNSSIKLD
- a CDS encoding metal ABC transporter permease, whose amino-acid sequence is MDAILNYEFMQNALIAGILVSIACGIIGSLTIINKMTFIAGGVAHGAYGGIGLAFFVGFAPLLGASIFAVALGLLIAFISMENKERVDSIIGALWAFGMAFGIILVDLTPGYNVDLMSYLFGSILAVPKSDLYFMAILDVIFILFVLLFYRQICAVSFDSEFAKLRGVKTSVFYYAITALMALCVVATIRVVGLILVIALLTIPPFVAEKFSSNLGVMMILSSVTSAFFTVVGLWLSFTYNLTSGASIILVATLFFFLTQIIYKIKSV